The following DNA comes from Miscanthus floridulus cultivar M001 chromosome 5, ASM1932011v1, whole genome shotgun sequence.
ACGACCGACGTGGCGCCGGCCACAGCAGGTaccgtggaggcggcggcggcggcggcccctgTAAGAGCCCGCGGTGCCGGCGGCGAGCGCGTCCGGACGACGTTCCCCGAAAACGGCAGCGGCAGGGGTCGGCCGCCGACCGACgtgccggccaccaccaccggcaCCGAGGAGGAGGGAGGCGCCGGAGGAGACCTCGACGGCGTCCAGCCGTACCCGGAAAACGGCAGCGGCAGAGGCCGGCCGCCGTGGTACTACACGGGCTTCCACAGGCAGCAGGAGCAGCGGGACTACGGGATGAGTGACACGAGGCTGTACCAGAACGGCCGCTACTACTACGACGTGGACGCCGGCAGGTACGGCTACGGCCGCGAGTCGAACCCCATGCGGACGCGCcccgccgaggaggagttcggCTCCGGCTCCGGGTACGGCCGACCCCGCGGCGCCGGCGGCAGGCGCGACAGTAGCTACCAGCAGCAGCAGTACGGCAACGACGAGGAGTTCGCGAATGGAGCCATGGATCAGAACACCAACGGCTTCCAGGAGGAAGCAGGCCAGAACGGATTATACATTCCATGAGTTTGCATTGTGTCATGTGTCAGTACTCAGTCGTGTGTTGCAACTACTAGTGGTGATCGCATCGTGTGCTTCGTAGGATGGGGGAGCTAGCTAGTAACCGCTCCTCGTTTGCTGCAATCGAGTACTTTGTGGGTACAACCAGCTGCCTGCTTCTGTGCACGCCTACGTGCACTAATGGTGACGCAACCAATGAATGAAGAAGTGTGTGTACGTACAATGGAATGGAACTGGTGTATTGCAGATCAAAATGCTATCCACCTTACTGTTCATCTGTCGGTGCACACTGATCCAATTTGTGTGGCTGCAATGATCAGTGGGCTAAAAACTGTACGAACTTACTACGCAGGGtgatttttgtttatttttcacgTTGATCCGTACCCCCCGTAGATCGCAATAATTCCATCAGCAGACAATGGGACGGACGACATGTtgtagggcgcgtttagttcgaaATTTAGATGTGCAAAGTTTGCATAGTGCCAGATTctatactgtagcattttgtttgtatttggtaataattgtccaacggttgactaattaggcttaaaatatccgtctcgcaaagtacaaccaagctgtgtaattagtttttaatttcatctACTTTTAGTATTCTATACATATAcagcaagtttgatgtgacgagaaatcttttttttttttattgGCAAAGTTAGGAACTAAACCAGGGCGTAGTAGGCCACGATTCCGACGTTCCTGTGTGCATGCATGACAAAACTGTGGACTGCTGCCGGCTGCCCGGCTGGACACTTGGATCCATCATGCACCAACTTTCGTCCTCAGTCGAAGGCAACATTTCGTCCCcagcaaaaaggaaaaaaatgatATCAAGCCTTTTGTCCTCGAATTGAAGGGCATGATTGATACCAATCCCATTACTTTGCACGAACACCTGAGCACTTTAAATTGCTTCGTTTAATTTCATTTCTACTCCCgcggttccaaattataagtcgttttgagtgttttggttcatccattttactATATAACTAGATAGTAAAATAaatgaacaaaaaaaaatcaaagtgacttataatttagaatagactctatatatatatatatatatatatatatatatatatatatatatatatatatatatatatatatatatataggtagcgtgcccgtacgTTGCTACGGGGTAACTcacattttgtactaaaaacatacggatcgcacgataagataacaatactgaaaaaattaaataccaacgttaaagtgacatttaatccaaaaagtaaagtttatgaatttaacatagtcacggagtgcgtggcgttgcaggctcacaaactctactttataggtctttccgtgatgcggctaaaataatgttttatattggcacAAAGAAATttctgatatccatttctttcgtgctcaCAAACTAATGACCCTGATGCAACAATGAAAAATACAAAGGAGCTATCCTCGTGAATGCGCGGAACCAACTCCACTACAATCGTGCCATCCCACGACCACTAGTATAGTGTTGTTTAGCACTATTATTCACTATTATCGCTAACTTGCTTTGTTGGTTTTATTCAGGTAATTTATGTTTGTAATTATGCAGGTGCAAATTTGGTTGATCCCACATTGGCACATGAGAAAAGTACGGTCTCAAATAAGATACAGAAGGACACATATTGCAAGAACATTAATTTATTATTACATTGTCATGAACCACAATTGGGTTGCCCACTACACTTTTTTCCCAAATAGATAACATTAATGAAAAAAACAATGTACCTGGGTTTAGATCAGGTGATGCATTAGTCACGCCAATCGTGCCACTTTGATCTATACATTTATCAGAGTATTcatctacatatatataataacatgATATTAACCATGGCCTCGGCATCATACAAACACAAGAAAAAATAATTAGTATTTACGAAAAAAACCAAAATGATACATGTGTTATCTTTATCAATCTTCATGGGATCGTATGAGtttgtcgatagaatattgtcGATAGTCCTCCGataggtatcccacgaaggtagattgatcggtatgggagcgtgagatcaagaacaagaaggcaacagagacacacgagttagacatgtttaggctatcagtatgatgtaataccctactcctgtggtctgttggtttgtattagctatcgtatgatattgcttATGTTTGgaaggggtccctgcccaccttatatagtccagagagcagggttataagtcggttagatctgagagataaccgaaaagtaataactgattacaagaatcttgggatcatacatatcctaacagatctcgtagtatatttagaatatcttccagatgtcttgcggaaggcaccgaccagagtcgtgccccgcaaggcttcgtcttgtgggctgggccgcccctgagggcgcagcccatatggtctgccgtgggtatccggggtcataccccccacagctagtccctgaacgccttgtacccatagtgcaacaccgtcttgagcttgtccgagcaggtgcgaacgaaGTCGAGCAGTcgaaactcatggtccgaccacattgaagagttgccgagcagttgttaGTAGTTGCCGAGCAGCGCATACTGTCACCGAACAACACAAACCGTAGCTAAGCAACATAACCTaagcatggcttgccataagggtgtaaggagctcaactttagaatcaaaaatttcttcttagtggaacaagtgtgcccacttagagtctgatcacgagaaaaggagatagtcttcttcaacttcaagaggcgtggagtctttcggaataaagcaagcacattcaccgtgaggtgaagtgtgcccacttagtccccgagactgacagtagatgacatagtcatgtggtgctaaggtccaaagtagaagaatagtaaaaaaaccaaccgagcaggcagccagtcctcgagcgtagccctaaaatgagagagagcacattcaccgcaaggtgaagtgtgcccacttagtccccgagcgtgatagtaggtgacgcagtcacgtggtgtcagggtcagaaacaaaaaaaaccagccgagtaggcagccagtccctgagcCATTTACGGAGATATCTAAAAAatccaaccatgaagaaaagaccgcagtaatggctgtacagtaactgttaccgagcctcaataaatggtggagaagtcggTGATTATTCGACGAGTAATAACCaatggcggcgataaatgagcgacatgggctgcGATTGCGTGAAAGCCAAGGCTACGGCCCATTAAGCCGCGTCGGAGAATTCGGAGGGGCGCAAATCACGggaacagtttcccaaaaaccctcgaatgcaaaaggttgggaaaagtgctttataactacacTGTCGTATCCCAcgttcatacctttgccactttgccatcccatcttcatcctcaatcctcacatttctagattcgAATCCACGCATGCTCCCGATGCCAGTCCCcatccagatctgagagatggcgccgaagaggagaGCTGTGAACCCGAAGAAGGCGAGCCCAAAGAAAGTAGGAGCAGGAGCTAGtcatgacgaagagtgggtgccatcgcgcaCGAGGGAAATGGAGCTCgagagattggtggaggcgggtATGCTTCCTGACCGCGTCACCGCCGAATGACGGCCAGCCAGCGATGAGCCCTTCCCGATGCCCAACactgatgaagttgtagtctttgaggattatttctggcgtgggttggggttccctgttcatccatTCTTGTGGGATATGCTAGAGTTCTAGGCGATTaatctgtgcaatctccaccctaacaccatattacacatctcgatctttatccatttctgtgagacgtTTTCTGGGGGTTctaccgcacttcaacctctttagacacttgttttggttgaagaagaaaggcggtggtggttccaaggtggtcggtggcgtaTATCTACAGCTCCgggatggaatggccagcgagtacattaatgtaccactaaacacttctctaaaagggtggaattccgagtggttctacatgaaacagagttACCCTGTAATCCACTACGATGTCCACCATATCCTGGAGAACcaaaggagctggtcggagaaaccaaaCAATGCTGACATGGAACAAGTGACGAAGCTCCTCGACCGGATTAAAGGCGTGGAAATTAGAGGCGAACTAGTGGTaacaagcttcatagtgcgccgtgtCTAGCCATGCGAGGAGAGGGTCCACCTGGGCTTTGACTACTGAGGTGATGACAAAGGGACCTAggagaggatggagcagctgacgAAGAAGAATGTCCTAGAGCGGGCCACAGAGCTGTTCACTCCCAACATTTCATTCATCTAGCCAAAGCAAACGTGGGCCTTCAATTGCACATATCCGCCTCCTTAGGTAACCATCTTGATTTTTTATTCCTGGCACTTTTAATCTTGAAGCATTGCCgtgcagtgaactgattcacttatgtaaagatccattcataggaaagagTGGTGTATTTCTCCGGTGTGCCTAGGGGTGATTGGCCGAGGGGGGTAGATGCCCAGCCACTGGCTCGGCCTAAGGAAGAGGCTACCAGCGCCTCCTCAGAGTTTAGAGGCACCGACATTGGTCGGACGGAGAGTTTGCCCCTAGTGTTAGAGAAAGtctgggggaagagggcagcggtagacaagccagcccaaaagaagagaaagacggcgGCTGCCGCTCCCCTCAAACTAGGTGGCATCTTGCTTgaaggtgaccagaccactcaaaTGCGTAGGACCGTGGTTATCTAGTGGTCTGATGATGATGAAACTCCAGTTGCtcctttgaaaggtccttgtttggttttggtaattgagtgacaacttaggtggactaattgtgtttatgtgagatacacaggtgattagtccacatgtacatgtgtgtgagcaacatatgccatgaaggtgaaaatggcttagagatgttgcaaagctcacacatgtgatgataaaggagctcattgcacatgagacatgacattgagtcatgtgatcaaggtggagaagatcaagacaagacttagcttgatggaccagttgcaagcgtgaagggcaagtcgaaggctttggagtgatggaccgcgtggcgatgaagcttgagcaagacttggcgctgatggacgatggcaatggtgaagagcaagtaaagttaagatcgatgaactaatatgatcatgtgatgatatggagtggatcatatcattgttaatcgtgttggtgcatgtgttgcatcgacgttggaggagatggaatggaatgcgcaaggcaaaggtataacctagggcatttcatttcaccggtcataggtgtgtagagaagtttatgaccgggtttagaatagatggccgtactatcaagagaagcaaacttgtttgtatatcggtcatctagtgccactcgagtgatctaactttgcatcatcgctaggatcgagtggcgtggcaagttaagtggctaacatcctttgggaaatgattgtgaaaagctaacacacatacacatggtggtgtacacttggtggtgttggcacatttacaaaggagatggagttcgAGTTGATGTgaatcaacttggtgaagaaactccaccggcggagtgtccgcccgtagagtgcggacggtccgacggtgccaccgatgccctacacagaaaagacagagtctcactgggtgcaccggacgctggcactggaagtgaccggatgctggtaggGCGCGTCTGGTTAGGCTGACGCAGGGTGACACAGGAGCtggagtatgaccggacgctgggctatgtccgatcacgtgcgaccggacacgtccagtcaaggtcggtaccttactgtaaacgatcagacgctgaggtccagcgtccggtcagttgaagctgctacaTCCAgttagaagatgaccgttgagatcagaagaatgccgttgaacgcaggtgacatgtggctatcatcgggcgaccgggcgctatggtccagcgtccggtcaacacgaccggagcatccagtcgacctgacagttgcccagtgaaggagtaacgactagtttagcccttggggctataaatagaagtggccttcgaccatggctagggctgagcaccttgggggactttgtggccatgcttgagagtgcttaggagccctccatctcacatatacctgatagtgatcattcgattgtgtgagagagcgattctagtgcgattgcatcgtgaggttgcatcgagtggcactaggtgatcgagttgcaagccagtggtgcttgttactcttggaggttgccacctccttgacagcttggtggtggtctccgtcgaagtccGCAAAAAGcatgtgcggtgctccggagaagagctttatgagggccattgtgctcgccccgcaggagccgcaaagagcaactctagttgagcgtgttattgagctactctcactttttgggtaggttcttgcggtgcccgacatgcgggcttggcgggtgatgccaattagccattgaaccaccaagtgagcggtcgacacaacggggacgtagcgtgttggta
Coding sequences within:
- the LOC136452994 gene encoding uncharacterized protein, with product MAASVARHLFLAALLVAVLAVAAPRSADAWGGGRFFFSKTTRPEATVVEPEKAAVPINAATADTDAAPVFSRPSTAGSGRGYGLYGRPEENYPPDYFRRGVHRNAEKLTTTDVAPATAGTVEAAAAAAPVRARGAGGERVRTTFPENGSGRGRPPTDVPATTTGTEEEGGAGGDLDGVQPYPENGSGRGRPPWYYTGFHRQQEQRDYGMSDTRLYQNGRYYYDVDAGRYGYGRESNPMRTRPAEEEFGSGSGYGRPRGAGGRRDSSYQQQQYGNDEEFANGAMDQNTNGFQEEAGQNGLYIP